The following nucleotide sequence is from Treponema pectinovorum.
GTAAACCGAATGACAGAAGAAGTAAGGTTGAATTCTGGAGAAATGCTTTCTAGTGGAGACCAAATTTCTAGTTCTGCTTCGCATCTCGATGGAATTACTAAAACTTTGCGCAAAGCGATGGACGATATAGAAATACAGGTTGAAGGAATCAATTCTGCAACAAGAAAATCTCTGGAAATTGCAACCAAAAATCACGAGAGCATCGAAGGCCTTGTAATTGAAGTTAGCAAATTTAAAACAGAAAAATCTGAAACCGAAGAACCAGAAGAACTTTAGTAGAAAGTTATTGCCTTTTATACTGCTCAGATATTGCTCTTAATTGTTCACGCGTTAATGATTCTTTATTTTTGAGCATCTGAGCAGGAATTTGGTAAGCTTTTTCTAGTTCTGTGGGAGTGAGAATTTCTTTTGGTGTGCCGAACGACATATCTCTGTTTGGATAAAACAGAAGTACGTTGTCGGCATATTTTTTTGAAAGTTCCAACTCGTGCATTGAACAATAGATTGTTGTGCCTGTTTTTTTTGTAAATTCTTTTAAATAAGAAAGCGATTTTTCTTTTTGACGCTCTTCCATTGCAAACATTGGTTCGTCCATAAAAATACTTGCGCTGCCATATAATAAACTGAACGAAAGTATTAGGCGCTGAATTTCTCCTTTGCTCAAATGCGTTAGAGGACGTTCTAAAAGTTTAGAAAGTTCAAAAACATCTATGAGTTCCGAAAGAAAATCTGTGTTGGATTGCAACGCTTTTGCATTGCCTTTTAATGAGCCCCTT
It contains:
- a CDS encoding ATP-binding cassette domain-containing protein, translated to MDFLEFNDVTFTYPIIEGDLDSQENQIIPKPVFEHFSGKLPGGSFVSLVGQNGCGKTTFLMLASGRLIPNSGEVKLLGQTPAKLDQESKNLLASVIYQNMEFESEQKVGELLATVYSRGSLKGNAKALQSNTDFLSELIDVFELSKLLERPLTHLSKGEIQRLILSFSLLYGSASIFMDEPMFAMEERQKEKSLSYLKEFTKKTGTTIYCSMHELELSKKYADNVLLFYPNRDMSFGTPKEILTPTELEKAYQIPAQMLKNKESLTREQLRAISEQYKRQ